The Daucus carota subsp. sativus chromosome 7, DH1 v3.0, whole genome shotgun sequence genome window below encodes:
- the LOC108193243 gene encoding methionine aminopeptidase 1B, chloroplastic, producing the protein MATAAAITSVQRLPLQHCSSFLHGIALPSSSSTLYPPSRYYIQSTKRFFVFSKRISGLEEAIRIRRERELSKISIGSTRRLPLKRGKVSPRLPVPGHIQKPPYTSSTLVPEIASEYQIHDAEGLSKMRAACKLAAQVLDYAGTLVKPSVTTNEIDEAVHQMIIEAGAYPSPLGYGGFPKSVCTSVNECMCHGIPDSRKLKDGDIINIDVTVYLNGYHGDTSKTFLCGNVDDATKKLVKVTEECLHIGISVCKDGAPFRNIGNSISEHAEKFGYGVVDRFVGHGVGTVFHSEPLIFHERNKKPGTMVEGMTFTIEPILTLGSIECIAWADNWTTLTDDGSPAAQFEHSILITKSGAEILTQA; encoded by the exons ATGGCGACTGCTGCTGCAATAACTTCAGTTCAACGTCTACCTCTGCAACACTGCTCATCTTTTCTTCATGGGATTGCGTTGCCATCTTCCTCTTCTACTCTCTATCCTCCTTCAA GATACTATATTCAATCTACGAAGAGATTCTTTGTCTTTTCGAAGCGAATTTCGGGTTTGGAAGAAGCTATCAGAATTAGAAG GGAACGGGAGCTTAGCAAGATATCAATAGGTTCAACACGTAGATTACCTTTGAAGCGTGGAAAGGTATCACCACGCCTTCCAGTCCCTGGTCACATACAAAAGCCTCCTTATACAAGTTCAACTTTGGTGCCAGAAATTGCAAGCGAGTATCAAATTCACGATGCTGAAGGGCTTTCTAAAATGAGAGCTGCATGTAAGCTCGCTGCTCAGGTCTTAGACTATGCAGGAACCTTGGTTAAG cCATCAGTTACTACAAACGAAATTGATGAAGCAGTGCACCAAATGATCATTGAAGCTGGTGCCTATCCTTCACCACTTGGCTACGGTGGTTTTCCAAAGAGTGTGTGCACCTCAGTAAATGAGTGCATGTGCCATGGGATACCTGACTCTCGGAAACTAAAG GATGGAGACATCATAAATATCGACGTAACAGTATACTTGAAC GGTTATCACGGGGATACATCGAAGACTTTTCTGTGTGGCAATGTTGATGATGCAACAAAGAAGCTTGTGAAGGTAAC AGAAGAGTGCTTGCATATAGGCATTTCTGTCTGCAAAGATGGCGCTCCTTTCAGAAATATTGGAAATAGTATTAG TGAACATGCTGAAAAGTTTGGTTACGGCGTGGTGGATCGTTTTGTTGGACATGGTGTAGGGACTGTATTTCATTCTGAGCCATTGATATTTCATGAGC GCAATAAAAAGCCCGGTACAATGGTTGAAGGAATGACTTTTACGATTG AGCCAATTCTTACACTGGGAAGCATCGAGTGCATAGCATGGGCAGATAATTGGACAACTCTTACTGATGACGGTAGCCCTGCAGCACAATTTGAGCACTCAATTTTGATTACCAAAAGTGGTGCAGAAATTTTGACCCAAGCTTAA